One genomic window of Micropterus dolomieu isolate WLL.071019.BEF.003 ecotype Adirondacks linkage group LG06, ASM2129224v1, whole genome shotgun sequence includes the following:
- the bag1 gene encoding BAG family molecular chaperone regulator 1, with the protein MSEQPITVTVAYGSTKHSITLTGQGDGKGPTVKDLSDALNQATGVPQTSQKLIFKGKSLKDVEESLSSYGVKEGCKLMLIGKRNSPEEEAELKKLKDIEKSVEQTAKKLEKVDGELTGLKNGFLAKDLQAEALGKLDHRVKIAAEQFMKILEQIDALSLPDNFNDCKLKKKGLVKTVQDFLAQCDKMEACISDHLSKIQSKNLALAD; encoded by the exons atgtcagagCAACCGATTACAGTGACAGTTGCATACG GATCTACTAAACACAGCATCACATTAACTGGCCAGGGTGATGGCAAGGGCCCCACTGTCAAAGACCTGTCAGATGCTCTCAATCAAGCTACTGGAGTTCCACAAACCTCACAGAAACTCATCTTCAAAG GGAAATCTCTGAAGGATGTGGAGGAGAGTCTGTCCAGTTATGGAGTAAAAGAAGGCTGCAAACTCATGTTGATTGGAAAGCGG AACAGTCCTGAGGAAGAGGCTGAACTGAAGAAGCTGAAAGACATCGAGAAATCTGTGGAACAGACGGCTAAAAAGCTTGAGAAGGTAGACGGGGAGTTGACTGGACTCAAGAAT GGGTTCCTGGCCAAAGACCTCCAGGCAGAGGCGTTGGGTAAACTAGACCACAGAGTGAAAATAGCAGCTGAACAGTTCATGAAGATCCTGGAGCAAATCGATGCTTTG TCTCTCCCAGACAATTTCAATGACTGCAAACTGAAGAAAAAGGGACTTGTAAAGACAGTGCAG GATTTCCTGGCCCAGTGTGACAAGATGGAGGCTTGTATATCAGACCACCTATCAAAGATCCAGTCGAAAAATCTTGCTCTGGCGGACTAG